A window of Glycine soja cultivar W05 chromosome 2, ASM419377v2, whole genome shotgun sequence genomic DNA:
GAGGTATCTTATAGGAAAAGACATGTAATTGGCAGCGCTGCCTCAAAGTTCAAACTCAAGTCTATggtaagaaaaagagaaatatgTTGAGGcaatggaaaataaaaacaaaaattaagcgTGGTTGAAATTGTTTAACTTGCTATTTatagtttttgaaattttaacttcatagccaaaaaaaaatattcaacggATTAAtctgtataataataataaaatttctatGACCAAAGTTACTAAAttgtatatatactttctggTTTAGCCGTGCAAACTAAAAACTCCTGATAGAAGTCAacaaagtctatcatatgcaACTTCCTCTCTCTTTCCTCGGTGGGTTCATTATTCATGTTCAATTGTTCATTATCAGTTGCATGCACAATGTGTTTTGAGATATTCTTGTTGTGGTCAATGAACAATTGGCacatcattatttaaaatttaaaatataaaataattgtgatataaaaatttaaatatatgatgCAAATTTTTCTTAGCGTTTAGCTTTTGTCTTTTCATTGAAGTCAACGTATCTTATACTGTCCAAAACAACAATGCGTTagctttatttgtaaaaaaacacacacacacacacacgagaAGAGTAGAGTATACACCAGCCCAAAACATACCACTGTTATAGGTCTGTACACTATTTTCTTATGACATCTCTACTTCATATTTTCATAACACTTTTTCTTTGTGTTATTACCCTACTAATTTTATTctaccttttatttattttttattttgtttccttttttattatgaaaaaatgatCATAAGACTGTAAGTAAGAACTATATAACCTATTTTTCTTTGTCTGTGATTTCCATTATTTTACAAGTTAAAAACTAGTAGCGTGATGTAGACGGTACATTGATCCGACCACATAAGCAACAACTCGTGTGTGGCATCCCCTCAAGCCAGGGGAATCTAGCATTTCTCCTCTTATTTTCTCCCAAGTCAAGCTACAATTATCTTCCAGTTCTACATCGTAGCAAAAACGGgtggaaaataaaacataaaaaacaagttcatacttcataccctttttgagattttttttttaaaattttacttccaATTTCACCGTAAAGAACAATTATTTAAAGGGAAACGAAATCTAAGTAAAAATACCATGTGCACAGTATTACTAAGGTGGAAAATTTCCAAAACAAAACGTGTTTGACTGGGTAACCACTCACCACTCACCCCATTCCCaccataaaaagaaaatattaaaactttGAAACACAGAAAGACGCGTTTCTTTGAAATTTAACACACCCTCCAACCCTTCAAACCAGAAGCATTCATAATTCATAGCAGCCACTGGCACCGCTCTTCATCTTCACCAGCCCAACATGGCCACAATCCAGTGCGCCACAACCACCCTAATACTGttactcctcctcctcctcatcaTACCAAGATCCAATTCCCAACAAGAGTACGTAAACAACAAGCAACTAGACTGCAACAACGAATACAACTCCACAAAGGGTAACCTCTGCAACAGTCTCCCGTCATGCACCTCCTACCTCACCTTCAAGTCCTCCCCGCCGGAATACACCACCCCCGCCGCCATCTCCTTCCTCCTCAACTCCACTCCGGCCCTCATCGCCGCCGCCAACAACATCACCGACGTCCAGACCCTCCCGGCCGACACCCTCGTCACCGTCCCCGTCAACTGCTCCTGCTCCGGCCCCTACTACCAGCACAACGCCTCCTACACCATCAAAGTCCAAGGCGAAACCTACTTCTCCATCGCCAACAACACCTACCAGGCCCTCACCACGTGTCAGGCCCTCGAGCTTCAAAACACCGTCGGCATGCGCGACCTCCTCAAGGGTCAGAACCTCCACGTGCCTCTCAGGTGCGCGTGTCCCACGCAGAAGCAGCGCGAGGCAGGGTTCAAGTACTTGCTCACTTACTTGGTTTCTCAAGGAGAATCGGTTTCCGCCATTGGAGATATCTTCGGTGTCGACGAACAGAGCATTCTCGACGCCAACGAGCTTTCTACTTCTTCCGTTATTTTCTACTTCACGCCGATTTCGGTTCCTTTGAAAACAGAGCCACCGGTTACAATACCGAGAGCAGCGATTCCCCCGGAGGATTCCCCGTCGCCGCCGCTGCCGCCTGCTCCGGCGGGGGACGGAGATTCCGACTCTTCCAAGAAATGGGTCATTGTCGGAATCGTGGTTGGGGTTGTTGTGTTGCTTATTTTAGGTGCTGCTCTGTTTTACCTCTGTTTCTATCGGCGGCGGCGGCGGGTGGAACACCCTCCGCCGCCGCCTTCAGCGAAGGCTTTCTCGGGCTCTACCACCACGAAGGCGACTATTCCGACGACGCAGTCGTGGTCTCTTTCCTCGGAAGGGGTTCGTTACGCGATTGAATCGTTGAGTGTGTACAAGTTCGAGGAGTTGCAGAAGGCTACGGGGTTCTTCGGCGAAGAGAACAAGATCAAGGGTTCTGTTTATAGGGCTTCTTTCAAGGGTGATTATGCCGCGGTGAAGATTCTCAAAGGTGATGTGTCGGGTGAGATTAACCTTCTCAGGAGGATTAACCACTTCAACATTATAAGGTTGTCGGGTTTCTGTGTCTACAAAGGTGACACCTATCTTGTGTACGAGTTCGCGGAGAATGATTCTCTTGAGGATTGGCTTCACAGTGGTAGCAAGAAGTACGAGAATTCTACATCTCTGAGTTGGGTGCAGAGGGTTCATATTGCTCATGATGTTGCTGACGCACTTAACTACCTTCATAACTATACTAGTCCTCCTCACGTACACAAGAATTTGAAGAGTGGGAACGTGCTTTTGGATGGCAATTTTAGGGCTAAAGTTTCGAATTTGGGATTGGCAAGAGCTGTGGAGGATCACGGGGATGATGGGGGGTTTCAATTGACAAGGCATGTGGTGGGGACTCATGGGTACATGGCACCTGAGTACATTGAGAATGGTTTGATTACTCCAAAGATGGATGTTTTTGCGTTTGGGGTTGTGCTTTTGGAGCTTCTTTCGGGGAGAGAAGCTGTTGTTGGTGGAGACCAGAATGGATCTGGGGAGAAGATGCTGTCGGCAACTGTGAATCACGTGCTTGAAGGAGAGAATGTTAGAGAGAAACTTAGAGGTTTCATGGATCCAAATTTGAGAGATGAATATCCCTTGGAACTGGCTTATTCCATGGCCGAACTTGCCAAACTCTGTGTTGCTCGTGACCTCAATGCAAGGCCACAGATTTCTGAAGCTTTCATGATTTTGTCTAAGATTCAATCCTCCACGTTGGATTGGGATCCGTCTGACGAGCTTGAACGGTCTAGATCTGTTGGCCAAATCTCTGATAGCAGCAGATAGATAGATGATGAGCTTGGCATTATGGTATTTCTCAATTGCTTCGATGGAATAAGAGATTCTTTTTTAATCTTGTAACTGCTGAGTTTTCTTTTGGCCTCTTTTTTAATCCTCTACTACAAATTAAAGTCCACACTTACACATGTAAACATGTTATTCTTTAAGAAAAGTAGTGATCCTAAAACTGATATTGCATCATTCGTGAATGATATCAAATGCAATTACTGAAAATAATTCGGCTAGGCCTAGATGCTAGGATTTCAACTTGTATGCTTTCTACTTTTCGTGTACAATTCTTTTGATGTTTTACTTCAGTGTAATGTAATAACCTGTGAAATGAAATAGTGGAAGATGAACTTTAGCCAATATAAAGGTTGCGAGTAAAtaatttacttttctttttttttttgtttattattattgagcTTTTTGGTGCCAGATGCATCCAGATGCACAACAAAACGTCCTTTTGGGGTTCTGTTCCAACACATGATTcgtgacttcaatttttatttgtttgacgTCTACGGAGTTCTGAACTTTTGGCTTTGAATGTCAATTGAGCTTCCAGAAAATTCAGCTTCTCGCCTTCTTTCATTACAAGTTATGTTGTGCTCCAGTCTCGGGCAgaaaagaaaggagaaaaaaaaaatctcactgATTGATTTGCTTAAGATGAAATTTCAGACACACCCTCCgaagatattttaattgttgAGAGTATGCATAAGCTTTATGGTAATCATAGTTAAATTCAAAGTGTTTTTTAAATGGTTAGATTGATTTCTAATAACCTTGTGCTGACACGAGTTCTTTTAGAACATAAAAAGCAGAGGCAACAATTTGGAAAAATCTAAAGCTGTCTATAAAAATTGAGTATTCCataaaatagatttagtcctttgaacacgtTTTGAATGCAGGTCAAGGCCAAGATGAAATTGCGTCTATAGTTAGATACAAATATAATCTGTTACAACATGAAGACTTTCAGTCAAAGTAAATGAATGTATGCACCTAATTTGACCAAGTAATCAAatacattatataaaatatgattaatctCAAACTCACTCAAATTGCATGTTTAACTGAATATCCTGTTAATTTCAAAAGCTCCAGCTTCACAATAAACTAACGGCTTAAGTACGTTgctttaaaaatatgatatttttaattcttaattgaatcatatcacaatatatatattctaatacAAAAATTGGTTGTTTAAGAAAAGTAGACAACAAAAACATTTGCAGTCACCGTCAAATCTATTTAGACAACAATATTAGATAAGTATGAAGTTTATCTGTAGATGgattaagtaaataaaattaggTGAATAGATCAAAAGTATCTGTATTTATAACTTGGAGAGAGCACCAAAGAATGATCAAAACATGTATACCTCGCCCTAGTCAGAACAACATTTGCTGTGTCTATTGGAAAGAAAACATCACTTTACCACTCATTAGATCTCACAGTGAAGATTATTATAACATCTTCTTCGCCCCCTTTAATCATCACTATATTTAAAATACATGCAATCCTAATTAAAGAACAAATTAGTCACTATAGAAAGGAAGCGAAAaggccaagaaaaaaaaaaggcacagCCAGAAGTGCTGCAGTAGAAGGCATCTATATAATCTCATAATCACTTCAAACATTCTTTAAATTTGAATCCTACTTCTGTTCTAGAACACACATGAAACGGGCTTACAGGGGGAGACATTCTGGTAAAATGGTTCTATATTTTGTTATTCTCCTTTTGCGTCAGAAGTAATAATGAAGTTTTAGCATAACTACTGAAGTTATGAtgtgaaaaaagaaattacCCGTGGACAAGAAGTTATACCATATTCTGATATCTGTAATGGATTAACTTTTAGCAGTATAGTATATAGTCTTTGATAGAAGCTCAGAAAATACAGCCTCAGGTGTTGTTTGTGTCGTACACAACCGAGCTATAATAGTTAAAAAGAAATTCTGCACTGGATATTGAGTGGAATGAGAATCATGTTAAGTTCTGATTCAAACATTGTCTTGGCTGCTAAAGGATCCAAGAACATATGACATATAAGCTTTATGGAGACTAGCAAACTGGATAGGATAGGAATACTTCAtccaatatataaataaaaattacactaaAACTTAGGCACTGATGTTCGCATTTAGCAGGTGGTTTATTGAAATAGTATATCAAAAAATAGAATAGGACATATTATAAGAGGGgtggaaaaagaaaatggaagtGAATTTTCATATCGATATTCATTGTCATGTGGATTTCAAAAACTGATGGCAAAATAAACCAAAGGAACAAAGGCAGTTGGggagcagaaaaaaaaaaggttgtcaATAATAAAGATTAGGGAATAATCATTAAGAGCTAAGagtccaaaataaaaattgtgggTTTATATTcacatttttaattagaatCAGAACTTGGaggtttgaataaaaaaaatctatttgccTAAAAAATGTTATACACCTACCAATAACTGAAGATAATGGAATATATTAGATGCATTTTGATagatataaaacaaattattgcAGATAGAAAATAAACAGAAGACACCAACGTATTTCTCATACAAGtgctttgtatttatttttatcagcaaaaaaggtattatattatattaataaaaacagGTATAAGTGCTTAGTATGATGCAATGGTGCATCATATCAAGACCAGGAGTAGTTCCATTAGATATGGGGATGGCCATTCAAGCTGGTTATCGGCTAAGTCTAGACAATAAATTAAGATTATGAGAAGCAAtgtatgaaaattgaaaatcagaTGCAGGAGTGAAGATATTAAGAAATAGAGTCAGCATAAAGTCTGAAAAACAAACAACCTTCAAATTCCATTTGCTTATTCCAAGCCTATCATCAGGATCTCATGAAAAGGCACTGCCCTCAACATTGACTCTATACTCAAGTCGACTGTTTCCTTCTCTCCATGAGCCATCTCATGCCAGAACTCCTTTTCcaagaatgaagaaggaagaccTTCAGAACAGTGAAATCTACtgataaaagccttgtgtaaaaTAACCTCAAATTCATGATATGTATATTTTCAGGTAGATAGAATAACAaccaacaataattttatttgcatAAGTTACGTAGTATAAAGGCCTAAAAGCATGATATTAATTTACCTGCATCTCATTGtcattgaaaatattaatatatcctTTCATTCCATTTAGATTTTAGATAGTCAAAGAGGCTGTACATTTGGTTCaaacttgaaatattttttctcttttattgagACAAAGCAGCTAGATTAGAGGCTGCAATTGGAGAAACAATTTTTCATATACCTGAAATAAACTATTAGAAAGGCTATTTAACTCAACTGAGGAGGAAGGCAGTTGATGATGGAGCAAATGTGGTTGGATACTTCATGCCATTGATTGTTAACTTCAAATGTGAAAATTCAGAATGCAGAAGACTCAAATCCTAAGTTGATACCCAATTTAACAAACAACAAAGAATTTCTTGTCTTTATTTGATCAAACCACCCCAAAACATCACTCCAATATGCAAACAAACTCGGCAGCTTTGGTGCAATTtgagtttcttcttcttcttcttaagaTTTTTTATCCTACCCAATATGCAAACAAACTTGTATTTTCCCTtcgatcttttttcttttaacagaATTTATTTTACCTCCTTATGGTCGCAAGAAGTATATTAAAACCACGGCAAttagttattaataatatttttaaaagtaaataatctATACATCAAACTTTTTACGCTAACCATTCATAGAAACTAATTAAActctatataatttaataactcTTTTATCCTTAACTTTTGAATCCTCGAGCAAAAACCTACACTTGTGTTGTACTTAGGCCAACCATGAGCCAAAATATACCCGAGTCTGGGTTTGATCCCCGAAGAATGTATACCGAGGGACTTTAAGTTTGGTCAATGTTTTAAGAATTGGACTGGTGAACGAACCAGCTCGGACACTAGGTTAATAAGTCTTTGGTCGAATAGAAGCCTTACCCATTAAACCgatttaatatgatatatattaaaaaaattataattaagtaattaatataatttaatcattcaatactctaaatttaaaatgattgttATTATAAAGTATCCAATATTCCAAATAACAATCAATATTCATGTCAATACAAGTTTATAAATAAGTTTCAAACACAAATAAACATTCAATGTCttacaaataaacattaaaaaataagataaaaagtttataattttgttttaaaaaaacactcAATTCAACCAAAGATATTTTTGGGTCAATATTCATTCAATTCAATCAAAGATCCATCCTGATTTTGatgcattttttattcttttagtaAATTAAACTGTTATGATCATTATGTTCTAGTCGGACCAACTTATCCAATTCTTAAAACACTAAGTgtgattatattttagattgaaAGATTAATTTCATAGCCGACTCAAAAAGATAGaaaaacttgtaaaaataatttgggATCCCACCAATGAACCAAACACCCTAATTAAAatggttggaaaaaaaaatcaatgaacaCATGCGCATGCATGCTGAAGTGTCCTCTAGTTCCTTATGTGTTATTCTATAAATTTGACATGACATTCCCATTTCCCACCAATGTATCATTCAAGTTCAGTCGATTCCTATTACACGTTTTGGCTGTGGTAATATCTATAAGTTAAGACAAGAAAACTATaccttttttaattgaatatggGTCATGTGTGTAGTGTACGTACGTGTTGCTCGATTCATATACCTCTCAATACAGTGttgatgaaaatgaaaagacaAGCTCTTATCATCATTGTCTGATATAGGAGCGCAGATAAGACAAGTTCTTATCTGTTGTGTCACAAAATTCACTGGCCCTTCTTGAGCAATATTGAAAGTGACAAATGTACGAAACATTCAAATTAAGGGATCGACATAGATACAGCTTTAGTAAGTGTGTTCGTTCATGCAAGAGCTTAGATTTAATATTCATCTACAGTCCACACACTGTGACAAGTAGCAGGAGCTAATTGTTACACGCACCCCATGAGATTCGCTGATGCACCATGCACCTTTCTTGCCAAATATTCTCTCTGCCAAAGTTGGGGGaagtttgagtttaatttttgagAAGATAAAAGTAAATGTTAAATACATGAATtgatttttgaataattattagaaatttatttaCTAACATGTTAtcatcaaacacacaataaaaaatcatagttttttttttatataaaagataatgGATGACAAGAGAACAAAGAAGAGGCTAAGCTAGGAACAATTGGTTCCAGTCttttgtcttaaaaaaaaaaagaccagagagaaaagagagcaaAGAGTGGTTCATTTTTTAAAGAAGCAAGATGtagtcaaataattaattttcttctgGTTAGTTGGAATTCAATTAAAGTCaaggataataataataataataataataataataataataataataataataataataataataataataataataataataataattagagttttgtttttaaaatcatcAAATTTAAGGTTAGAGTTTGTTGCCTCGAACTAGGGTCAAGGTAGGCTCCCAAATTTTGTTACATCACCTATGTGATACTTACAAGTAATAGATTAATGATATATCTTtacatttgtttcattttaatctaCATCATGTATTAATCACGG
This region includes:
- the LOC114400283 gene encoding protein LYK5, with product MATIQCATTTLILLLLLLLIIPRSNSQQEYVNNKQLDCNNEYNSTKGNLCNSLPSCTSYLTFKSSPPEYTTPAAISFLLNSTPALIAAANNITDVQTLPADTLVTVPVNCSCSGPYYQHNASYTIKVQGETYFSIANNTYQALTTCQALELQNTVGMRDLLKGQNLHVPLRCACPTQKQREAGFKYLLTYLVSQGESVSAIGDIFGVDEQSILDANELSTSSVIFYFTPISVPLKTEPPVTIPRAAIPPEDSPSPPLPPAPAGDGDSDSSKKWVIVGIVVGVVVLLILGAALFYLCFYRRRRRVEHPPPPPSAKAFSGSTTTKATIPTTQSWSLSSEGVRYAIESLSVYKFEELQKATGFFGEENKIKGSVYRASFKGDYAAVKILKGDVSGEINLLRRINHFNIIRLSGFCVYKGDTYLVYEFAENDSLEDWLHSGSKKYENSTSLSWVQRVHIAHDVADALNYLHNYTSPPHVHKNLKSGNVLLDGNFRAKVSNLGLARAVEDHGDDGGFQLTRHVVGTHGYMAPEYIENGLITPKMDVFAFGVVLLELLSGREAVVGGDQNGSGEKMLSATVNHVLEGENVREKLRGFMDPNLRDEYPLELAYSMAELAKLCVARDLNARPQISEAFMILSKIQSSTLDWDPSDELERSRSVGQISDSSR